The following coding sequences are from one Melospiza melodia melodia isolate bMelMel2 chromosome 2, bMelMel2.pri, whole genome shotgun sequence window:
- the PLEKHB1 gene encoding pleckstrin homology domain-containing family B member 1 → MALVKSGWLWRQSSILRRWKRNWFVLYLDGSLVYYHDETQRDMDGRIHIKYSCRDVRIGRECKDVQPPEGRSRECLLTVVLRDGSKTTLCAESEDDAVAWKMAVLEAKSTPVHVYDPYDDDYYQTVPLDSHQAAYISSGHYGPQYGAPGVTHVIVREDPYRVSGDQMALGLLAGAATGAALGSFMWMPCWF, encoded by the exons ATGGCGCTGGTGAAGAGCGGTTGGCTTTGGCGCCAGA GCTCCATCCTGCGCCGCTGGAAGAGGAACTGGTTCGTGCTCTACCTGGATGGCAGCCTGGTTTACTACCACGATGAGACACAGCGGGACATGGACGGCCGGATCCACATCAAGTACAGCTGCCGGGACGTGCGGATCGGCCGCGAGTGCAAAG ACGTGCAGCCGCCCGAGGGGAGGAGCCGCGAGTGCCTGCTGACCGTGGTGCTGCGGGACGGCTCCAAGACCACGCTGTGCGCCGAGAGCGAGGACGACGCCGT TGCTTGGaagatggctgtgctggaggctaAATCCACCCCG GTGCACGTGTACGACCCCTACGACGACGACTACTACCAGACGGTGCCCCTGGACTCGCACCAGGCCGCCTACATCAGCTCCGGCCACTACGGCCCCCAGTACGGAG CTCCCGGGGTGACCCACGTCATCGTGCGCGAGGATCCCTACCGCGTCTCCGGGGACCAGATGGCGCTGGGGCTGCTGGCCGGGGCCGCCACCGGCGCCGCCCTGGGCTCCTTCATGTGGATGCCCTGCTGGTTTTAG